The following is a genomic window from Carassius auratus strain Wakin chromosome 15, ASM336829v1, whole genome shotgun sequence.
ttttagtattgTTAGTCCTTAACTTATACTTATTATATTTAGTTGAcgatgcaacataaaaaaaaaaaaaaatgttttatttgtatttttcatccagtatttatatttaattttatttaagattTGTATCGATTaccaaatacttatttatttcagttagctccTAATGTACCATTTctaatattatacttttttttttttagtttgtgtttttcatccaatatttacatttgatatcTCTATTTCATttactgaaaagaaaaatattaatatctttttttacaaattctttgtatctctcatttttttatttcagttttagattaaGTAATTAAATGCTTCAACTTAAACTTAATTCCGTTAGCTGCCATGGAAAAAATTCTAACTTTAATTTGTTTActaagttatttaatatttgtaatttactttATTTCACCTTCATTTCAATTACCGAATTAGTTTTAGTTAAGATTAACAACACTGGTTtcaattcatttttcaatttatttttgtcaCAGATTGAATCCATTTGTATGTGGTTATAAATCAAATTCTGTagcataaaacattataaaagaaCAAAACCGTAAAAAATAATGGGCATGCATTTTAGATCATTCTTAAGTTTAATTGAACTAAATGGAGctgcttttttgtgttttttttttgtggggacTTTAGAGATGGTTAATTcatgattgatttattaattttgcaTCTGTCAGATAAATTACTTGCTTCTCAGGAGgtgaattaataatttatgtttctCAGAATATATCTTAGATTTTCTAATTCAGGAAAATGATCAAAGACGCGTGTTTTGGAAATTTGGCtagttaaaatatgcattttaattccACTAGAATAAATGCGTCACATGTAACACTTTTTAGCAACCTTTTCACACTACTACTGTTTTATAATTGTGACATTTATTATCAAGTGTTTTCATGTAAAACGTACTTATGCTGTCTTGTCGTCATGATAAATGATATTTTCTGTTATGAATGACAGAAACATAAACACATGTTCTGATGCAACATTGAGACAATCGCTGtgggtgaataaatgaatgaGTCAGTAAAGAGATTCACTGAACCATCTCAAGACATCAAGAtccagcaacacacacacacacacacacacacacacacgcacacacacacacacacacgcacacacacacacacacacagagcacaggTCACAGACAGGTTCATGCATTACTCACTCGACTAGAGAGCAAACACATCATTCAGTGAGAGACTGAAGCTCCTGGCTGTGTGATTCAGCAGACGTGAAGtttaacccacacacacacacacactctgctcgagatcatgtgtgtgtgtgttgtggtggaTTATGGGATGTTTGTGATGCCTTGtcgaaatgatgatgatgattcccTGACAAAAGAGCTTCACATGTGTCATAAagcatgattttatttaaaatgagttCTTCTGcgatcacatgtgtgtgtgtgtgtgtgtgtacatatgtgtgcgtgcatctgtgtgtgtgtggataaacACTACATTATGGCAAAATCATAAATCCTcgtccttgtggggacatttttttttttgggttccCATGAAGAATCATTCAGAATGAAGTTTTAGAAAATCTAAACATGTGGAAAGATTCCTGTGAGGGGTAAGTCCAGGTTTAGGGTGAAAGAAAATACATTGTATGAAaaccattatgtgtgtgtgtgtgtgtgtgtgtgtgtgtgtgtgtgtgtgtgtgtgtgtgtgtgtgtgtgtgtgaatgacagAGTGGACTTATTGATggatttaattttgataaatctTAAGCACCACAAATGAATccaacattatattataatatgatagatagatagattgaacGATCATTCGTCAAACATTCATTATATCATACATTCtgtttttcattcattaattctaatgttcattctatcattctttctatctttcattcattaattcattctgtttttcttttgttcagtCTAAAGTTCATTCTAACgtttgttttatcatttgttcattcaatcaatcaattaatccaTAGtttgttctatctatcattcATTCTGTCATTCATGCTATTGTTCATTTTATCGCTCTCTCGCTACCTATCTTTCATTCTATTGTAAATTTTATCTGTCGTTCATTATATCTATCATTTGTTTGTGTATTGTTTGTTAATTCATTCTATCTCTGTCGTTGTATCTTTATCATTCTGTCAGTTCATTTTGTCCGTCTGTCCATTTAacgttttcattcattcattcatctatccAAGCCATTCTTTCTTTCTCATCCATCATGCTTCTGTTTTTATCTTTTagtctcttcatctctctctctctctctcagtatgtGCTCTAAACATTTACTGCTGCACAAAGGTCACGACACACCCAtccatttatctctctctctcccgtaTCTCTTTTATCTCCTCCCTCTCGTTCTCTCCGTTTCTCCTTCTGTCCCCTGCATTTTGACAACATATCATTCCCGTAATTTCTTCATTCCTCCCCTTTCATTAAATAAATCCCTCCATCTCCTGATTCCATTCATCACACGTTTCCTCTCTCAGCTCAGACTCATTCAGAGATTGATTTTGCTCGCTGCTTTTAAGCGCTCAGATAAAGGTGTGTTAGGATAAAAGAGAAAACCCTTTCCACTCCTTATTCTCTCCTGCAGCCTGAGGAGACGAGCAGGAAACGATTAACTTCAcctctctccctccttctctccatctacctcacacacacacacacacacaactcattcCCAAAGCTGTCAGTATTCCGCAGCTGATGAGGGCTAAAAGAGCTGGAAGGCAGCCAGGGcagagataacacacacacacacacacacacacacacacactgctgcatcAGGACAGCAGTGGATTCTGCAGACTCAGGCTGGGCGTCCAGTGCACAGAAGTGTGAGAGGTTGGTGCCCAGCGGGAGAGAGGTTAAACTGGGATTGACTCGTCTCGGTGGGTCCCTGTCTGGCTTTTGCTCATAGAGGTTCTTCAGCGGTTCCTTAAGTTCTCATCAAGAGCCATTCTTGGCTGTTTAGGCTCGAGTTGCTAGAAGATTCtttactctcagaaaaaaaggtacaaaagctgtcactggagcGGTCCacctttgtgcttttttttttgatacCCCTAAAGTGTGCAATTGTGCATTTTAAAGATACATTTAAGTTCCTATAAAGcttacatattagtacctaagcAGTACATATCTCCTTGTAAAAGGGAACTGCCCTAGTGTcattgtatttagtttttttgagtattttgagattttttttgagAATATTTTATTATGAGCTCTTTAGATCAGTATTTTGGTTTCTGGTTATgaaataatttatgaaaattcacccttttaaatgcatgttatcgATCATATTTTGATCActcatgcatgttttatttttttaaatgtttcataatAACTGAACATTTTGGTGAAAATGACAGACATCTTTCTGGAAATGCTCTGATAATTTCGTCAGGTTAAACCCCGCCCCTTCATCCACTTTAGAGTGCCACACCCACATCTCAATGTCCATTTAACAACTAATGCATAAAAGCAATTCACTGCCCCACATTTTTTCTTTGTTGATAAACTGTTAAGCTTGGTTGTTTGTAACAATACAAAAGAAAAGAGTTTTCAGTTTCAACACCAGCTTAAGCCAAGGTTATTGtcattaaatcaaaattattaaaaatcaatATATCAAGCTGAAAATCATAAAATCAAGTtgcaatgaatatatatatataaatgtaaaggttGCATAGGCAACTAAGTGAAATAAGttttaagttgaagcactaaaattacaaactagaaataaatatgaattaaaactttaaaaaaataaataaaaaataaacagtaatgtaaataaaaattataataattaaatgtagtaATACTGAATAAAGATAAAACTGGCAAAAGCACAAAacgcaattacaaaaaaaaaaaaaaaaaaaaaatacatgaatatacactgtaatagtgtataaataatactaaaataattgaCCAGTGTTGGATCTGTTTTAGAATATTAACAAATGCCTGTAGTCAAGAGAACAGATCTGAACAATATAGTCTCCAAGCCAGACCAATTCAAAGCTCACACAATCATCATTATGAAAAGGCAATACATAAATAGATTAATTAAAAGCTCAGTGTCCAATACACTTCATCTCAATACGCTTTTATGCTTTTTCCAATGCTTATGACGCTCTCATTGACATCCAGTGAAGCACAATATCTGAGAGAGACGTAATTGAGGCCTGCTGCCAAAACATTGATCTTTATTGCACTAAAATTAATGATACAGGTAAGTGCCATTGACTCCCAGTGAAGTACAGATATGTAAAGGAATCTAATGCACATGTTCACGTAGATTAAAGTGGATTGTGTTCATTTAACTTAACTCGTAAAAGGGTTTTAAAATCTCTATGGCCTCTTGGGTGCTTAGGTTTTtacactacactcttaaaaataaagatgcctCACGATGCTATAGaagaacctctttttttttttgtctaaatggttcgataaagaacttttaacatctgaagaacctttctgtttcacaaaagcttCTTTGACGCGAAAGAAGTTTCTTCCGattataaaaaagtaagaaagagatggttctttaaaaaacCTTAGACttaatggttctttgtggaaccaaagatggttcttctatggcattactGTGATGTactttttaagcacctttatttttaagagtgcatgcaAACAGGCTACACTTGCAATGCTCAAGCACTTGTGTCTGTCTgcataaaaaacatttctgaactaCAAACCTTTTCATTTCTGACTTGAATCAAAGGCAACTGAAAATGAACCATTCTAACAAGCCCAGAGATGTACAGATGCACACCAAAGCATGCTGAAAGCTGGTAAAGAGTTAATGTTGAGGTATATGCATGcaacaaacacatttaatataAGCAAAAGTTGCTCTTAAAAGCTGCAGTGTATCATTTCTCCACACAGAATAGcaaaaataataactgttttcaaacaggtttctaaGACAATGCCCCAGTTCGTCTACAATTGGTCATCAAACATACACAGCCCCAAACTCACTCCATTGGTTAAGTCAGAATCTGACAAATGAAGCCACTCAAACAGATGAATGTTGAAGCTTTAGTCTTTCACTCTTCATTAAGTCAAATGTGACCCTGAATAATGAAAAGAACCTAATCAAAACACACTCTATTCAGTTTTAGACTTTGTCTCACATAACTTTCACTCACAGGCATTGGTGACAGCAAAGCTGTTGGCCGTCTCGATGTTGTCGACGTGTGGAACCAGATTGAATGGGGCCTCCGTGGCATTCGGACTCGTATTGTGGAGAAATATGGCCAACCGGAAAGCTGTATATTCTTGATCAGTGTTTCTTATAAACAGCCCACCTGGAAAGAGTGAGGGGAAGAGCGAATAAGTGACTGCAAAGAGGTGCTTATGTatcctaaaggaatagttcaacctaAAGAGGAAAATTGTTCACTTATCTGCATgactttcttgtttttctttcactGTAAATCATACTCTCAGCTGTAGCTCTAACATCTTTCGTTTATTTTCAAAAATGCCACACCAGTAACTCTAAAAGCCACTGGTTCTCACGTATCTCTGATTGCCAATGTCAAATCTTGATGCACCACATTggaatgttcaaaaatgtgaatgaGCTCCAAGATGCTGATTTTCTGTCCTTTAGGGGCTCATTTACTTTCGTCTGCATACACTTTTATTGTACAAAATACACTCTtcaaggaatggttcacccaaaattggAAATTTGTTGAACATTTACTCATGCATCTAAGATGTAGAgtaagatgagtttgtttcttcatcagatttggagaaatatagcattccatcacttgctatGAGATCTATgagatgttttaacttcaaactgttacttctggccaaaatacgagtccataatcaTGCTTCCTCCAGTCTCTCACATCAAGCTGTTTCTGGCTGTTgactgtaaatggtgcttgatctgtgcagatatctctcctgattcagaccagaccactttttcaatggaggaagcagtattatggattatagactcgtATTTTAGGCAGAAACATCATTTTGCAACAGTTTAAAATGGGCTTATTTCTcacaaatatgcagcttttcacatcacaagatattaactgctgtactggagtggtgtggattattgtggtgtttttatcagctgtttcgactctcattctgacggcacccattcactgcagaacatccattgatgagcaactGCTATATTCATCCAaatgtgatgaagaaacaaaatcatcttgAACTGCCTTAGGATGAGTATATGTTAagcaaaaaatttttttggggggtgtacTATTGCTTTAAAAGTGTAGGTTCCAGAAGGGGATTTTCATAGTGATGCTACTGAAGAACTATTtcggttccccaaagaaccttttagtaatcagaaccatttttttttgttagtatgaagaacattttgaaaatctttccaatatacactcttaaaaatataggTTCTTTATTAGCGTTGGTGGTTCCTTGAAGAATCatcaacatccatggaaccttccATTCCAACAAAATGCCTTTAGAATGGAACCGAAAATGGTTCTaatatggcatcactgcaaaaaaaaaaaaaaaaacttttggaccATTCATTTTTTATAGCATAAAGAACCTTTTGGGGAATGGTTTCCATGCATGTTaatggttcttcatggaaccatcaatgccaaatGAAGAACTATTATGTGTAAGAGTGTATAAAGGttgtgaacattctgctaaacatctaaTTTTGCGCTCCACAGATTAAAGCAAGTCAAACAGGATTGGAACCACATGCAGGGTGAGTTAAGtgctcatttttgggtgaactgtccctttaatcaTGGAAATTATCGCATTTGTTGTTGGTGTAACCAGAGCATACATGTCTGCACTTGGCAGGAACAGTGTCACGTTCTATTTCATCACATCCTCCCAATTCTTCTCTCTTTCTGATGGATGTTTTGGCTCAGCTGCAATTGGAGATCCCATAATGTGCTTTTATTTGTGATGAACAACTGAATCATTGTGCATTTTCATTGCAGTGGTATGTAAATGTCATTAGGCATTGCGTGCAACTGTGCATCTctctctgtgaatgtgtgtgtgtgtccatatttAGCGTATTAACTTTATCGGCAGTGCTGTCAAAGGCGCACAAGTCAGCGACCGCATCTCATTATGGCGTGAGACTCTCCATCTCAATGAGCAATGCAGTGACTGAACACACAAGCAAGACACATCCTGCAAAAAGAGAGGGAACTGTGTGTctgcgaaagagagagagaaaggggtgGGTGGGCATGCATAGTGGTTTGATGATGTTAATCAAACACAGAGCTGCAAATCCAGTGAAATGGGAAACTTTGATCAGACTGAGAGTGGAAGAGGTCATCCCACATCGCACCAGAAAGACAAGACCGAATACTGCAGTGTTGCTCTAAACTGGTGATGAAAGCTACAAAAGCACACTCAACATGCACTTGACCACAGTTTTCATCTTGATGACCACAACTCATGCATGCTAAAGTACTCTAAACCATTGATAACATAATCTCTCCCTGATAACACTGCACTTGTAGAGAATCATAAACCAATCAACCATTAAATATCCCATTTAAGAAAATATGGACAAGTTGCAGGGCTGTAACAACCAAAAACAGAGTCCCCCTCTGCGTCCAATGAATTGTCCCAATTTTAAAAATAGTGGTCAACCAATGTggcctgatttttttatttaaaatttgattcCCATAATATTTTGCTATTAAGTTAATTGGCTTAACGCATTTGGTGCACAGAAGCACCTTTTTTTAGTGTCCTTTAAAGAGAATAGTGCAAGATCGAAACCCCAAAACAAATAAGCATTACAGCACACAAGGATCTTTTAAACCCTATTGCATACTCTGTGTATTTGTATAACGCAGTGTATAgattattgtgaattattatgcaCTATAAGCACACCGTATTCCTCGTGGGGTTAATAAAGTGCCTATCTAGGCACCATGTTATAGAAGTGTAACTCACCGATTTGAACACTGCTGGGAAAAGCCCCTTCACTGAGTCCCCACAGCAGCGGGATCAGCACCAGGATCCGCATTCTGTCCGAATCAGAACCCGTCTGGACTCATGGATGGATGGAGACGAGATAGTGTGACGGGAGAGAAATGAAAGGAAATAAATGGGTAATCTCGCGAAAGGAGTTTCAGCAATCCATCCTATAAGCAATCCGTGTGTTCCCCGCAGTATCCACTGGAGAGAGAAGAAGAATCTGTCCGGGTGAACgcttgagagtgagtgagtgagtgagtgagagagagagagagagagagagagagagagagagagagagagagagagagagagagagagagagagatgcacgcacgcacactctCGCTCTAGGTCTTTGGCTTTCCAGTTGTTTGCTGAGGCAAGTACTGATGTTATACTGCCAGATATTTAAACATACCCCTACACATACCAATTAAACTTGAGCGAGTTTCCTCAAACCATGTGTCTTTGCACGCGCCTTTACTGGGAGTGATCGGACGCATCGTGTTCACTTGCTGAACCAGAAAACAGTGGAAGAATACCACAGGAGCTTATTGAAGGAGAGACCCGAGCCACAAACAGACCATAATATCAAAGTGACTTGAGGGTTGATTCTTTTGACGGGAAGCGAACAACGCACGAGCGACCATACACGCTAAAACACTCACTTCCGATAAAttgaaaaatatgtaatattatattataatatatatatatatatatatatatatatatatatatatatatatatatatatatatatatatata
Proteins encoded in this region:
- the LOC113114558 gene encoding glutamate receptor 4-like, producing MRILVLIPLLWGLSEGAFPSSVQIGGLFIRNTDQEYTAFRLAIFLHNTSPNATEAPFNLVPHVDNIETANSFAVTNAFCSQYSRGVFAIFGLYDKRSVHTLTSFCQRAAHLSGDAPVSSAEGETQFVLQLRPSIRGALLSLLDHYDWSRFNLPV